One genomic region from Spirosoma sp. KCTC 42546 encodes:
- a CDS encoding DUF1080 domain-containing protein, giving the protein MLKRRNLNFIQLGLLLAVMATATMNTSCVAQKKKDSFVQIFDGKTLKGWDGDPTYWRVENGNLVGEITPATLLKTNSFIIWKGGEPADFEFKGEFNITEAGNSGINYRSDQLTDVPFALRGYQADIDGKIRYTGQNYEERKRTTLAYRGQKTTIPPYSGAATPEAVRANVKNNAWGGLTVTGSLGSSDSLKTLIKSEDWNTFRLVIKGNRLQHYINDVLMSDVTDEDTVNGKSKGLLGVQVHVGPPMKVQYRNLMLKQL; this is encoded by the coding sequence ATGCTAAAAAGAAGAAATCTCAACTTTATCCAGCTAGGATTATTACTGGCGGTTATGGCAACCGCTACTATGAATACATCCTGCGTAGCACAAAAAAAGAAAGACAGCTTTGTTCAGATTTTTGATGGGAAAACGCTCAAGGGCTGGGATGGTGACCCTACATACTGGCGGGTCGAGAATGGAAATTTGGTGGGTGAAATCACGCCCGCTACCTTGCTGAAAACCAACTCCTTCATTATCTGGAAAGGTGGCGAGCCCGCAGATTTTGAATTTAAAGGGGAGTTCAACATTACCGAAGCGGGTAACTCGGGCATCAACTACCGCAGCGACCAATTAACGGATGTGCCCTTTGCTTTGCGAGGATACCAAGCCGACATCGACGGAAAAATCCGTTACACAGGCCAAAACTACGAAGAGCGCAAACGGACAACGCTGGCGTATCGAGGACAAAAAACAACGATACCCCCTTATAGCGGTGCCGCAACGCCCGAAGCGGTACGCGCAAATGTGAAAAACAATGCCTGGGGCGGCTTGACCGTAACGGGCTCATTAGGTAGCTCAGATTCCCTAAAGACGCTTATCAAAAGCGAAGACTGGAACACGTTTCGGTTAGTCATCAAAGGCAATCGGTTGCAGCATTACATCAACGATGTGTTGATGAGCGATGTCACCGATGAAGACACCGTTAACGGAAAATCAAAAGGGCTTTTGGGCGTACAGGTACACGTAGGGCCACCTATGAAAGTACAGTACCGAAACCTGATGTTGAAGCAGTTATAG
- a CDS encoding class I mannose-6-phosphate isomerase — protein METTPTLSVIEKALEQGKGVLRLTPTWVPRSFCVPGRRIKLHPDDYYVLGGERGGIDERWFSSTTPAKNGPLTGENEGLSHVVFNDDGKEVQFLLKDAVSELKGELIGDRLWNEYGAWPMYSKFFDNMGPLPHHLHHNDEQAALIGQLGKPEAYYFPPQVNNHGGDFPYTFIGIAPGTSKEQIKECLQNFTKGDNKITNYSSAYRLEPGTGWDVPPGLLHAPGSMCTYEPQKASDVFAMYQSLVNEAIIPEELLWNGTPKDRIGDYDQLMEAIDWDLNTDPQMMANRFMKPLPVRDEEEMKAAGYSEVWVCYKSDAFSAKELTVLPGQTVTIKDSAAYGLIMMQGHGKLNDWAIETPTMIRYGQLTNDEFFVSEKAALEGVTIVNQSTTDPIVMLKHFGPSNPDLVL, from the coding sequence ATGGAAACAACGCCAACACTCAGTGTAATTGAAAAAGCATTAGAACAAGGAAAAGGAGTTTTACGGCTGACCCCCACCTGGGTTCCCCGGTCGTTTTGCGTACCAGGCCGACGAATTAAGCTGCATCCCGACGATTACTACGTATTAGGTGGTGAACGGGGCGGCATCGACGAACGCTGGTTCTCCTCAACCACGCCTGCTAAAAATGGTCCGCTAACGGGTGAAAATGAAGGGCTCAGCCACGTTGTCTTTAACGACGATGGCAAGGAGGTTCAGTTTCTGCTGAAAGACGCCGTGAGCGAACTGAAAGGCGAATTGATTGGCGATCGGTTGTGGAATGAATATGGTGCCTGGCCCATGTACTCCAAATTTTTTGATAACATGGGACCCCTGCCGCACCACCTGCACCATAACGATGAACAGGCAGCTTTGATCGGCCAATTGGGTAAACCAGAAGCCTATTATTTTCCACCACAAGTGAATAACCACGGTGGTGATTTTCCGTATACATTCATTGGTATCGCTCCCGGTACATCGAAAGAGCAGATTAAAGAGTGTCTGCAAAACTTCACCAAAGGCGATAACAAGATCACCAATTACTCGTCGGCCTATCGGCTGGAGCCAGGAACGGGTTGGGATGTGCCACCGGGACTGCTCCACGCACCGGGAAGTATGTGTACCTACGAACCGCAGAAAGCGTCGGACGTATTTGCCATGTACCAGTCGCTGGTGAACGAAGCCATTATTCCTGAAGAGTTGCTCTGGAACGGTACCCCAAAAGACCGCATTGGTGATTACGATCAACTGATGGAAGCCATCGATTGGGACTTGAATACCGATCCGCAAATGATGGCTAACCGATTCATGAAACCGCTTCCTGTTCGGGATGAGGAGGAAATGAAAGCTGCTGGATACAGTGAGGTCTGGGTCTGCTACAAGTCTGATGCGTTCAGCGCTAAGGAGTTGACTGTACTTCCTGGGCAAACCGTAACCATCAAAGACAGTGCTGCCTATGGCCTGATCATGATGCAGGGACATGGCAAACTAAACGATTGGGCTATTGAAACCCCTACCATGATTCGCTACGGTCAGTTGACCAATGACGAGTTCTTTGTGAGTGAAAAAGCCGCGCTGGAGGGCGTTACAATTGTTAACCAGTCGACTACCGACCCAATTGTCATGCTGAAGCACTTCGGTCCAAGCAATCCAGATTTAGTATTATAA
- a CDS encoding sugar phosphate isomerase/epimerase, translating into MNENNYPKLHNAMWPGVVGKGPDSEPVVGFDTMLELTAAAEVDGVKFDGVDLALFEHIDVNISDDEIKKLADKVGGYNLKIGSLVAPIWGGPAMGSKEDRANFVEMVRKSCHIGQKLTELGIRPSGVVRIDSASSPHDWDADPTGNTKLIAQTFREACDVAAEYGEKLAAEGEICWGGMHSWKTMLETLEAVDRPNMGFQADMAHTLLYTMGYNREQDRILPPDFDWSDRAALEEALKTLTNALRPWTIDFHVAQNDGTVFGSGSHDKTGRHCQALDPNGKLDVVHDAGYWLRDENGVLTKAFKHICWDGCMFPNSVMTNQQTWNDILATMINVRKAHGWYEAS; encoded by the coding sequence ATGAACGAGAATAATTATCCTAAACTCCACAACGCCATGTGGCCGGGTGTTGTTGGAAAAGGCCCCGATTCCGAGCCCGTTGTTGGTTTCGATACGATGCTGGAGCTAACAGCTGCGGCTGAAGTAGATGGGGTAAAATTCGATGGTGTTGATCTGGCGCTCTTCGAACATATCGATGTCAATATATCGGATGATGAGATTAAAAAACTAGCCGATAAAGTAGGCGGCTATAACCTGAAAATTGGCTCGTTGGTGGCGCCAATCTGGGGAGGCCCAGCTATGGGTAGTAAAGAAGACCGCGCCAACTTTGTTGAGATGGTGCGTAAATCTTGCCACATCGGTCAGAAACTAACCGAACTCGGTATTCGTCCCAGTGGTGTAGTGCGTATCGACTCCGCCAGTTCTCCGCACGATTGGGATGCCGATCCAACCGGGAATACTAAACTAATTGCCCAGACATTCCGCGAAGCCTGCGATGTAGCCGCTGAATACGGTGAAAAGTTGGCTGCTGAGGGAGAAATTTGCTGGGGTGGCATGCACAGCTGGAAAACCATGCTCGAAACGCTGGAAGCTGTTGATCGCCCAAACATGGGTTTCCAGGCCGATATGGCGCATACGTTGTTGTACACAATGGGCTACAACCGCGAACAGGACCGCATTTTACCCCCCGACTTCGACTGGAGCGACCGGGCCGCGCTCGAAGAAGCCCTTAAAACCTTAACGAACGCATTACGTCCCTGGACAATCGACTTCCACGTAGCCCAAAATGACGGAACGGTCTTTGGCTCGGGTTCGCACGATAAGACGGGTCGCCACTGCCAGGCATTGGACCCTAATGGCAAACTCGATGTTGTTCACGATGCGGGCTACTGGCTCCGCGACGAAAACGGCGTGCTGACCAAAGCCTTCAAGCACATTTGCTGGGATGGTTGTATGTTCCCCAATTCGGTGATGACAAATCAGCAGACCTGGAACGATATTCTGGCGACCATGATCAACGTCCGCAAAGCACACGGCTGGTATGAGGCCAGTTAA
- a CDS encoding Gfo/Idh/MocA family protein, producing the protein MASKKELRIGLIGTGFMGRTHSNGYNRVPNFFPDLEYTPVLKAVCSRNAQKVQAFADQWGYESIETDWKAMIARDDIDAIDICTPNDSHAEIAIAAAKAGKMILCEKPLARTVAEAQQMVDAVDEAGVANTVWYNYRRIPAVSLAKQIIDSGKLGRIFHYRANFLQDWTISAEVPQGGTGTWRMDVEAAGSGVTGDLLAHCIDTAMWLNGTIKDVSAVTETFVKERFHQGTGKVEPVGIDDACIFHCHFENGSLGLFESTRYARGHKALYTLEINGENASIRWDLHDLNRLEYFDYADDGIVRGWRSIHVTDGDQPYMDKWWVPGLGIGYEHSFIHQVADFLKSLETGTPCSPNFQDALETQKVCEAVIESANSRSWKDTGVEEFTQ; encoded by the coding sequence ATGGCATCTAAAAAAGAACTACGAATTGGTTTAATCGGCACCGGATTTATGGGCCGAACACACTCCAACGGCTATAATCGAGTCCCTAATTTCTTTCCCGATCTGGAATACACGCCGGTTTTGAAAGCCGTCTGTTCGCGCAATGCCCAAAAAGTGCAGGCGTTTGCTGACCAGTGGGGGTACGAATCTATCGAAACCGATTGGAAAGCGATGATTGCCCGGGATGATATCGACGCCATCGACATCTGTACCCCCAACGATTCGCACGCCGAAATTGCGATTGCCGCGGCTAAAGCCGGGAAGATGATCCTCTGCGAAAAGCCATTGGCTCGTACAGTAGCCGAAGCCCAACAAATGGTCGATGCGGTTGACGAAGCGGGTGTTGCCAATACCGTCTGGTATAACTACCGGCGTATTCCTGCCGTCTCGTTGGCGAAACAAATTATCGATTCGGGTAAACTAGGCCGGATTTTCCATTACCGGGCTAATTTTCTGCAGGATTGGACCATTAGCGCCGAGGTTCCGCAGGGTGGCACGGGCACCTGGCGTATGGACGTTGAAGCTGCTGGGTCTGGTGTAACGGGCGACCTACTAGCGCATTGCATCGACACGGCTATGTGGTTGAACGGTACCATTAAAGATGTATCGGCAGTTACCGAAACCTTCGTCAAAGAGCGCTTTCACCAGGGAACCGGGAAAGTAGAACCAGTCGGCATCGATGATGCCTGTATCTTCCATTGCCATTTCGAGAATGGTTCGTTAGGCCTGTTCGAGTCGACGCGCTATGCTCGTGGCCACAAAGCCCTGTACACGCTGGAAATCAATGGCGAAAATGCCTCTATCCGTTGGGATTTACACGACCTGAATCGCCTGGAGTACTTCGATTATGCCGATGACGGAATTGTACGCGGCTGGCGGTCGATTCACGTAACGGATGGTGATCAGCCCTACATGGATAAATGGTGGGTTCCCGGATTAGGCATCGGCTACGAACACAGCTTTATTCATCAGGTTGCAGATTTTCTGAAAAGTCTGGAAACCGGTACGCCCTGTTCGCCCAACTTCCAGGACGCCCTAGAAACCCAGAAAGTCTGTGAAGCCGTCATTGAATCAGCCAACTCCCGAAGTTGGAAGGATACGGGTGTTGAAGAGTTTACACAGTAA
- a CDS encoding c-type cytochrome — protein sequence MFFTYKPARLLLAVSAVVLIGASWVNMGGGASETANADNPKIDKLKLQPGFKAEHLYSPSDNKQGSWVAMTFDNKGRMITSDQYGFLYRLEIPPVGSGNQQPKVEKLQVGIVQPGDTTVGMGYAQGLLYAFNSLYVMVNNRVNKNFNKPTGLYRLQDTNGDDQFETITLLKELKGQEGEHGPHSMKLSPDGKSIYLVAGNHVDVPQMDAYRLPSNWKEDNLFPQIKDPRGHANDRMAPGGWVANIDPEGKRWELIGAGFRNTFDIAFNEAGDMFGYDSDMEWDFGLPWYRPTRICHITSGAEFGWRTGNGKWLPGNPDNLPPVLNIGQGSPTNLMYGDKARFPERYRQSLFAFDWSFGIIYSIHLKPKGATYEAEREEFISGSPLPLTDGMFGPDGAMYFLTGGRRLESDLYRITYTGTESVTPVAKAPVITKEHQLRTQLEQYHQGANPAAIAAAWPNLNHPDRFVRYAARIAVEHQPVAQWQDRVFTETDPQRLTQSAIALARQGDPTQKSKLLSALVKIKYDQLPESQQFDLCRAFELICLRMGMPEGADKDKVVAYLNPHYPAKTALMNRGLSRVLISLDAPGVVNKTLALMDIKDEAGSHDLGLETSTASSDLILRNPQYGLDIAKMLEKVPPLQQTFYATMLSRADAGWTPELRNKYFGWFANAFKFQGGRSYVGFIDRARKLALVHVPKDQFEKYNKLSGADLLTASGNDFVSDYSPKGPGRRWELDKAVAVVDSGLGNRDFATGQKIYSAILCSRCHSMGGQGGDIGPDLTQLGTRFSNKDILEAIINPDKAISDQYVSSIFTLKNGESVLGRLVNEDKTSYSISQNPFAPDQLRKIVKASVVSKKNSTVSIMLPGLINSLNPNELKDLVAYLKSGGNQANDVYKATGTKGK from the coding sequence ATGTTCTTCACGTACAAACCAGCCAGGTTGCTGCTTGCCGTATCGGCCGTCGTTCTGATTGGAGCCTCCTGGGTCAACATGGGCGGAGGTGCTTCCGAAACGGCCAACGCAGACAACCCAAAGATCGACAAACTAAAATTACAGCCCGGTTTCAAAGCGGAGCACCTCTATAGCCCTTCCGATAATAAACAAGGGTCGTGGGTAGCCATGACGTTTGATAATAAAGGACGGATGATAACCTCTGACCAGTACGGCTTTTTGTACCGGCTGGAGATTCCACCCGTTGGCTCAGGGAATCAGCAGCCTAAAGTGGAGAAGCTACAGGTTGGTATTGTTCAACCCGGCGATACCACAGTGGGTATGGGCTACGCCCAGGGCTTATTATATGCCTTCAATAGCCTCTACGTGATGGTGAATAACCGGGTGAACAAAAATTTTAATAAACCAACGGGATTATATCGCCTTCAGGACACCAATGGGGATGACCAGTTTGAGACAATAACCCTGCTGAAAGAGCTCAAAGGGCAGGAAGGTGAACATGGCCCGCACAGTATGAAACTTTCGCCCGATGGTAAGTCTATATACCTTGTTGCTGGAAATCACGTTGATGTGCCGCAAATGGATGCCTATCGCTTGCCATCGAACTGGAAAGAGGATAATCTGTTTCCGCAAATAAAAGACCCCCGTGGGCATGCCAACGACCGTATGGCACCTGGTGGCTGGGTAGCCAACATTGATCCGGAAGGAAAGCGATGGGAGCTGATAGGAGCCGGTTTTAGAAATACATTTGATATTGCCTTTAACGAAGCAGGCGATATGTTTGGCTACGACTCCGATATGGAGTGGGACTTTGGTCTGCCCTGGTACCGGCCAACCCGGATTTGTCATATTACCAGTGGGGCTGAATTTGGCTGGCGTACGGGCAATGGCAAGTGGTTGCCTGGTAATCCGGACAATTTACCGCCTGTTCTGAACATCGGTCAGGGATCGCCAACGAACCTGATGTATGGCGATAAGGCACGTTTCCCGGAGCGGTATCGCCAGTCGTTATTTGCCTTTGACTGGAGCTTTGGTATAATCTACTCGATTCACCTCAAACCCAAAGGCGCAACCTACGAAGCGGAGCGGGAAGAGTTTATTTCAGGATCGCCATTACCCTTGACGGATGGTATGTTTGGGCCTGATGGTGCCATGTATTTCCTGACAGGTGGTCGTCGCCTGGAGTCTGATTTATACCGGATTACCTATACAGGTACCGAGTCGGTAACGCCAGTAGCCAAAGCGCCTGTTATTACAAAAGAGCACCAGCTCAGAACGCAACTGGAGCAATATCATCAGGGAGCTAATCCGGCCGCTATTGCCGCTGCCTGGCCTAACCTGAATCACCCCGACCGTTTTGTACGCTATGCTGCCCGGATTGCCGTGGAGCACCAACCCGTAGCCCAATGGCAGGATCGCGTATTTACCGAAACCGATCCGCAACGCCTGACACAATCGGCAATTGCACTGGCCCGACAAGGCGATCCAACTCAGAAGAGCAAGCTGCTCAGCGCCTTGGTGAAAATTAAGTACGATCAGTTGCCAGAGTCGCAGCAGTTTGATCTGTGTCGTGCCTTCGAGCTAATCTGCCTGCGTATGGGTATGCCTGAAGGAGCTGATAAGGATAAAGTAGTTGCATATCTGAACCCCCACTACCCAGCCAAGACGGCCCTGATGAACCGGGGGCTTAGCCGGGTGCTGATTTCATTAGATGCGCCGGGTGTCGTGAACAAAACGCTGGCTTTGATGGATATAAAAGACGAAGCGGGTAGTCATGATCTTGGCCTCGAAACATCTACGGCTTCGTCGGATCTTATTCTGCGTAACCCACAATATGGGCTGGATATTGCCAAGATGCTGGAGAAGGTCCCACCCCTGCAACAGACCTTTTATGCAACCATGTTGAGCCGGGCAGATGCTGGCTGGACACCGGAACTTCGGAATAAGTACTTCGGTTGGTTTGCCAATGCGTTCAAATTTCAGGGTGGACGCAGCTATGTCGGGTTCATTGATAGAGCCCGTAAACTGGCGCTGGTACATGTACCGAAAGACCAGTTTGAGAAGTACAACAAATTATCAGGTGCCGATCTGCTGACCGCGTCGGGTAACGATTTTGTTAGCGACTACTCCCCCAAAGGCCCCGGTCGTCGTTGGGAGTTGGATAAGGCGGTTGCGGTTGTCGATAGTGGCTTAGGGAATCGTGATTTTGCAACCGGCCAAAAGATATACTCGGCTATTTTGTGCAGCCGTTGCCACTCAATGGGTGGACAAGGTGGCGATATTGGCCCTGATCTGACGCAGCTAGGCACTCGTTTCTCGAATAAAGACATCCTGGAAGCCATCATTAATCCTGATAAAGCAATTTCTGATCAGTACGTATCCAGCATTTTCACCCTGAAAAATGGAGAATCTGTTTTGGGGCGATTAGTTAATGAAGATAAAACGAGCTATTCGATTTCTCAGAATCCATTTGCGCCGGATCAGCTCCGTAAAATCGTGAAGGCATCGGTGGTTTCGAAGAAAAACTCGACTGTTTCAATCATGCTGCCTGGCCTGATCAATAGCCTGAATCCGAATGAATTGAAAGACTTGGTTGCCTACCTGAAATCGGGTGGTAATCAGGCAAATGATGTCTACAAGGCAACAGGAACGAAAGGTAAATAA
- a CDS encoding RagB/SusD family nutrient uptake outer membrane protein → MKRNHIATWLLALALTGCSKDFLTVVPETALSSATFFKTEADFQQAVNGAYVPLRQMFNERAWVLEEMHSDNTYYARNTLYGAVDPTENVADFAVPTAGGVTANDNVLVQYRLNYVIIARANQILSLIDGAGVTFASEASKNNLKGQALFLRAFAYFDLVRLFGKVPLHLVPITGREDAALPLATTDAIYTQIEKDALAASTALPAKSAQAATDLGRATSGAAKTLLANLYITQKKWAQAEPILKSIVTNDGYTLMPDYNDAFSFTSANKNNKESVFEIQYMEGSAGYNGNQIYRFLPSPISAAEIAPITGTSNPQPTSQESNNIPTPDLIAAYETGDKRKDISIGYVTLSGSLRADKTYPYIKKYARPHSLNQNTGQNWPVYRYAEVLLFLAESLNEQGKTGEAATYINQVRARAGLAATTASAQADMREAIFKERRVELAFENKRWFDLTRTGRVKEIIGAYGAKVKANPAAYYFPAGAVPPPNAFTVLDDYYGLPAVEAALTPNF, encoded by the coding sequence ATGAAACGTAACCATATAGCGACCTGGCTTTTAGCACTTGCCTTAACCGGTTGCAGCAAAGATTTCCTGACCGTAGTTCCCGAAACAGCGCTGAGTTCGGCAACGTTTTTCAAAACCGAAGCCGACTTTCAACAGGCTGTCAATGGGGCTTATGTTCCCCTTCGGCAGATGTTTAACGAGCGTGCCTGGGTGTTGGAAGAAATGCACTCCGACAATACCTATTATGCCCGTAATACGCTCTATGGGGCTGTTGACCCAACCGAGAACGTTGCTGATTTTGCTGTTCCAACGGCCGGTGGCGTTACCGCTAATGATAACGTGCTGGTGCAGTATCGGTTAAACTATGTGATTATTGCCCGGGCTAACCAGATTCTGTCGCTTATTGACGGCGCTGGCGTAACATTCGCTTCGGAGGCCTCAAAAAATAACCTGAAAGGGCAGGCTCTGTTCCTAAGAGCTTTTGCCTACTTCGATCTGGTTCGGTTGTTTGGTAAAGTACCGCTCCATTTAGTCCCTATTACGGGTCGGGAAGATGCGGCATTACCCCTAGCAACTACGGATGCTATCTATACGCAGATCGAAAAGGACGCGCTTGCGGCCAGTACCGCCTTACCGGCTAAATCAGCCCAGGCTGCCACAGATTTGGGTCGGGCTACGTCGGGAGCGGCTAAAACGCTGTTGGCAAATCTGTACATCACGCAGAAAAAGTGGGCACAGGCAGAACCGATACTGAAGTCGATCGTAACCAACGATGGCTATACGTTGATGCCAGACTATAACGATGCGTTTTCGTTTACTAGCGCCAATAAGAACAATAAGGAGTCTGTATTTGAGATTCAATACATGGAAGGCTCGGCCGGGTATAATGGTAACCAGATTTACCGGTTTCTACCCTCTCCAATATCAGCTGCGGAGATAGCCCCTATTACAGGAACGTCGAACCCACAGCCTACTTCTCAGGAGAGCAATAACATCCCAACACCGGACCTTATTGCTGCCTACGAAACGGGGGATAAACGCAAGGATATTTCTATTGGTTACGTTACGTTAAGCGGAAGCCTACGCGCCGACAAAACGTATCCCTATATCAAAAAGTACGCCCGGCCCCATTCGCTGAACCAAAATACTGGTCAGAACTGGCCCGTGTATCGTTATGCTGAAGTGTTGCTGTTTTTGGCCGAGTCGTTAAACGAGCAAGGCAAAACAGGTGAGGCTGCCACCTATATTAATCAGGTACGGGCTCGTGCGGGTTTGGCAGCTACAACGGCATCGGCTCAGGCCGATATGCGGGAAGCGATCTTCAAAGAACGGCGCGTTGAGCTGGCCTTTGAAAACAAGCGCTGGTTCGATCTGACCAGAACGGGTCGTGTGAAAGAGATCATTGGTGCGTACGGAGCAAAAGTAAAAGCTAACCCAGCTGCGTATTATTTCCCGGCTGGAGCAGTGCCGCCACCCAATGCGTTCACTGTGTTAGATGATTATTATGGCCTGCCTGCTGTTGAGGCTGCCTTAACGCCTAATTTCTAA
- a CDS encoding aldose 1-epimerase family protein, whose translation MTPQSWTDKVSNPAQIGGIETSIMDNGSGRGTRIAWINTGTGLRYKVVIDRAMDIADAFYNQHSLAWLSHTGVTPPQPFSDKGADWLRTFGGGLLTTCGLSHVGGPEQDAFGERGLHGQISNCPAEIESIIQPDPLTGRLDMSITGRIKETKIFGPCLELRRTISGTLGQPYLRIHDEVINRGNTSTPHMLLYHFNFGWPLVDEGTDILWQGAWQTREGGINADIFQEGNDFRKCPAPLDTHSGTGEAVASIDATPDSSGQCTAGLYNSKLDIAIALRFQKAQLPWLINWQHWGKGEYVTGLEPTTNPLIGQAKAREQNELLFLAPGEIKSYDLEIEILHEKAAITDFLSKHMDR comes from the coding sequence TTGACTCCACAATCCTGGACAGATAAAGTATCCAATCCGGCCCAGATCGGCGGTATCGAAACGTCGATCATGGACAATGGATCTGGTCGCGGTACCCGAATTGCATGGATCAACACCGGCACGGGCTTGCGTTATAAAGTGGTCATCGACCGAGCAATGGACATTGCCGACGCCTTTTATAATCAACATAGCCTTGCCTGGCTCAGCCATACGGGAGTAACTCCACCCCAACCGTTTTCGGATAAAGGTGCTGACTGGCTTCGGACATTTGGTGGGGGCTTACTCACAACTTGTGGACTCTCGCACGTGGGCGGCCCTGAGCAGGATGCCTTTGGCGAACGAGGACTGCATGGGCAAATAAGTAATTGCCCCGCCGAAATCGAATCCATTATCCAGCCCGACCCACTAACCGGCAGACTGGACATGAGCATTACCGGACGAATCAAGGAGACGAAAATATTCGGTCCCTGTCTGGAACTGCGACGAACCATCTCCGGTACGTTGGGGCAACCTTATCTTCGGATTCATGACGAGGTGATTAATCGGGGAAATACGTCAACTCCGCACATGCTACTTTACCATTTTAATTTCGGTTGGCCCTTAGTGGATGAAGGCACCGATATTCTCTGGCAGGGTGCCTGGCAAACGCGAGAAGGAGGTATCAATGCCGACATCTTTCAGGAAGGCAACGACTTTCGCAAATGTCCCGCTCCGTTAGATACGCATAGCGGCACGGGCGAAGCGGTTGCCTCGATTGATGCCACCCCCGATAGTTCTGGTCAATGCACGGCTGGGCTCTACAATTCCAAACTGGATATTGCGATAGCGCTTCGGTTTCAGAAAGCACAATTGCCCTGGTTGATCAATTGGCAGCATTGGGGAAAAGGCGAGTATGTAACGGGGCTGGAACCAACAACCAATCCCTTGATTGGGCAGGCCAAGGCCCGCGAACAGAACGAATTGCTGTTCCTGGCACCCGGCGAAATCAAGTCGTATGATTTAGAAATCGAAATTTTACATGAGAAAGCCGCTATTACTGACTTTCTCTCAAAACACATGGACCGCTGA